A portion of the Nitrospirota bacterium genome contains these proteins:
- a CDS encoding cold-shock protein, whose translation MAEGRVKWFNEAKGFGFITTHEGKDVFAHYSAIQGQGFKTLVEGDAVSFDIVDGAKGPKAENIEKL comes from the coding sequence ATGGCAGAAGGCAGAGTGAAGTGGTTCAACGAGGCGAAGGGTTTCGGCTTCATCACCACTCATGAAGGCAAGGACGTTTTCGCCCATTACAGCGCCATCCAGGGCCAGGGTTTCAAGACCCTCGTCGAGGGAGACGCCGTAAGCTTCGACATCGTCGACGGGGCCAAGGGTCCCAAGGCGGAGAACATCGAAAAGCTGTAA